A stretch of DNA from Oncorhynchus keta strain PuntledgeMale-10-30-2019 chromosome 17, Oket_V2, whole genome shotgun sequence:
TTCCTGAACCTCCTCTGAGGTAGGATTTTCATTTTGCTGTATACAGTAATTCTAATTTACATTTGCCAGTCAATCTTAAACTTTCAAAGATTACTTGATTACTTAGCTAGCCCTTACTTTAAAGTAAAACCAAGTCATGTGTGGACATATAGCCTATGTCACAGCTTAATTAAAAGGTAACAGAGGTCCTATTTCCTGAGGTGGAATCCTTGATAATCCAGGAAACTCCACTGTGTAAATTACCTTCCATGTGTCTCCTCTGGGGGTTAACAGCCAATGGCATGTACTGGTCtagcccttgatcatgactctcagttccattacatatAAGAGTAATTGGATGAAATACTCTTCTGTATGGGGGAGTTCTGTTCAGAGCCCCAAAGCATAAGGACCTTCTCTTTCATATCAGCCAGAAATAaaattataaaataaaaaaaaaaggttaaattgaTTCCCATAATGCCATCCATGTTACAGTGCTTGTTTAGAGAAAACAGATGGAAGCCAAGAGGTGACCaactgtgctaattagctatcttaCATGCTCCTAACACCTGTGTGTAAAGACTGGTGGACACTACATGACTTTCAAAATCCTAACATCGCTAAGCCTCTTACATTAAACGACCGTCTTTCCAgtagtttttgtgtgtgtggccAACATAGCGGTGCGCACACTAAACGCTGTGGCACCGCTGGTGGTCACATACTACAAGATTTTTCACATGGTCGAAGCCACGCCCTCCCGCGAAATAATGACGTGATTCGATTGGACGCAGCTACAAACTGTCGCTCAAAGCAACCTTAAACGTTCAGTAAGACTTTAAAAATATATTACACAAATAAATAACATTAAACCTGTTTAAAATATAGGGACGTCTGACTGCTCAAAGACGAGAACCATAGCCCTCAGATTGCGTATTGGACTCGATTACATTAAAAGACTGTCAATGACGGCCGCCAACTACATCGGTATTTTGTCTTCGATCTCAAGTGTCTGGGACAGCTAAATCGTGGCCAAAATCTTGTAGTGTACACCGGCTTTAAGTCGAGAAGTGTATAGCGGAAGTTTCGTCAGATGGAGGCATCCATATTGACCTGTGCAAAACTGCTGCAGTATGTTTATCTTTTTTTAATTGAATGATTACTTATTGACGATGAAAGGGCCATATGCTTCGAAAGCTGTCTCATTGGCGATGATTGACAATACTAAACCTTAACGTAGCGTCGGGTTGTATAGTTCATACCAGCCAGTCGTGGGCAAAGCTAATGCTGAAAAATGTAGGGAGAAGACAAAACGCCGCCGAGTGTTTGAGCTTCGTACCGGTCCTGACAACCGAGTTAACGACAGCCCGCACGgtcttgtttatttttttttttacagcaagCTCATCCTGCAATTGTAACCTGCCCTGACCGATGCTAAAATGAGGCGGTTACATTGAGTCATTCCACGTCTCCCTTTGCAAATTCGTTGACTAGCAATACATTCGTTCTtaatggttagctagctagccagcccatATAGGTAACTAGCTAAATAGAGTTAGCTAATGGGAATAACTTTAAACCCAGCTAGTTAATACCATAGTAAGGCATAATCCAACGGTGTATGAATAATTGCCATTCTCCTTTCTCAAGTCATTCATGAAAACGTCAGCTATACGCGACATTCGAACGAATTAAGTAGGTATATTAGACATAAATCCGCTGTTTTAACCATTTTAACAATGACAGGCACCATTAACTGTACTCCTATCAATTAAACATTTCCCATACTCACAAAGTGTATCTTTATTTTATTTCTGTCACCGCTCGCACTGACACCCCACGCTGGCACAATCAAAGTGAAATGCAGTGTTCCCGCATTTACACTGCCACTATTGGTTTGACAGGATAGTCACTGCATTGGTACTCAGTTTCTATTGGCTATAATTTACTGTCAATCATTGCCAAACCAGCGACCGCACTTGCGCGAACTGCTATCGATGGCTGATGCAATAGAAATGTCTATTTATTTTCTCTTATAGAGCAATATGTAGATTGGAAATAAATAATGTATATTTCCTGATATATTATTAGAATgcatgtactgtattctatgcgCTGTGGAATTTATTTTTGTTTAATTTCTGTACTCCAGTCCAGCAagtgacaggtgagtagatgtGTGAGGAGGAACTACAAGCACAATGTGATGGCCGGGGAAGATATTTGGTGATGCACACACGGTACCATGTGATCTAATCGAGCATACAGTCATCGAGCAACCGGAACAGAAAAAGCAGTTAGCAATAACTAGTATTTGGACAAATACAGCACGCGGCCCAAGTAAGTAACATTTTTGGAAGAACTATTCCCCGACCATGCCGACTGATACAAAAAGGGTACGTGGTCCAGAAGTGTCTCAAAGtccgtctctctttctgtgtAAAAACGCGGTAAAGAAGTCCACCGCTTCCAACGACGCCAGGGTAGATGGCAGGCAGCGTGGTCAAGTGGATGTCCGTTCAGTTTTTGTCCGATGTGGGCTGATAAGTCAAGCCAAAGGTTCAGCTTACATTGAAGCTGGGAACACGAAGCTCATCTGCTGTGTGTATGGACCCAGAGAGACTGAGCGCAAGGATGAGACCGATATGAAATCCGGAAGACTTATTACTGACATGAGATTTGCCCCATTCTCTTGTCGAGAGAGAGGCTCGTGGATTCAAGGTAGTGATGAAAAGGATCTGTCACTGATGCTGTTGGAGAGCCTGAGGCCAGGAGTGTGCTTGCAGAAGTATCCTCGCTCTCAGATTGAAGTAAATGTAATGGTCCTTGAAAACGACGGCGCCGTCCTGGCACATGCAGTCACCTGTGCGTCAATGGCGCTGGTGGACGCAGGTATAGAGATGTACGATCTGGTTCTTGGATGCTCAATCCGTCAGGAAGGTGCCACATACCTTATCGACCCTACCTTTCTGGAGGAAAATGGATACAACTTGGCCTCAGGATCCAGGGAGAATTTGGGAAGCCTGACAGTTGCATTTCTGCCCAGTCTGAACCAGATTTCTGGACTACAATCGGATGGCGAGATGGGCGAGGACACCCTGACTGGGGATGTGCGCACATGCATTGAGGGGTGTTTCAAACTCTACCCTGTCATTCAGCAAGCACTGTCCAAGGCAGTACGAAGAAAAGCACCACCATCAGAGAGCTGAGGGACTGAAATGTGTTGCATGATGATCTCTAGTTCAGGCAGCTGATCGTCTAGGCTTGATGTGCATTCCTGGTAATACACCTGTGTCCCCTGTGGACTGTCTCGTACATAAAGCATCCTCCATTCAGGCTGTGAAGGCATATtttttctcaaccagctttaaTGGCGACAAGGCCTTTTACCACAACCATTTTCTGATTATTGGACAAATTACAGTTTAGTTTCATAAAGAAAGAACGCATATATTTCCCCCATTTTTTTGATCCACTTCTCACCATTAAAGCTAGTTAAGGAGGAAAATGATGCCTTTGCAGCCTGGAGGATGCTTTATGTATGAGCAGGTCCATGGGGGACACGAGTGTATTACTGGGAATGCACATCAAGCCATGATAGTGTGCTAGAACTGCACTATCGACTGCCTAGGTTAGATGAAAAAATATGTTTTGTAAAAATAAGAAAAGTCAGTCATAACATTTGTCAATTTTTACTGTTTTGACATGTCAGACTCCATGcatagatttaaaaaataaatcatttatTAAGGTAAGACATGTTTCACAAGTATGAAATTATTAAGAACAGAATGCATATCTAAGCCAAAGTGGTGTACAATATCATCAAATCAAGCCTTATCTATATGGCACATTCCAGACATTGAATGCAACGCAATATGCTTtacaggataaaaaaataaaaaatgtaactaTGAAAATAAACactgaaatatttactacacaacaaacaagTTTTAAAAAAACCAAAGGAATGACAAactaaaaagcaccctaaggcaaagcaaaaaatatgttttatgatCTCTTTAAAATATATGTCCACAGTTTTGGCCCCCtcgggttctctggcaggctattccagaggctgggggcataataactaaaggctgcctccaTGCTCCTTGGTCCTAGGCAATATGTGCTTCTAAATAGTGTGCTATATCCTGTAAATACTGTAAGAGTACAGTTTTTTTCTCACAAATAGTCTTCGGACTCTAACAATAGTTTTGGATTTAGAGGCCCACCTTTCTTTGCTAATCTTAACTACTTtggacaaggtaaaaaaaaaaaagagaataaTATGAAAAACCATCCTGTTATTTTGCACCTCACTTTTATATTGCATTCACAGGGATATGTTTACATATAAAAAATATACCTATGAAATATATACGTTCTTAATTCACAGTTAATCTGTCTCGCACAATCAAAGTGGCAATCCCCTTAACATCCCTCAGTCTGTCTGCATCAAAGTCAACCATCAGTTTTCTCAGGCCAGCACGGGTGGGCTTGAAGGACAACTTAACCTTCACATCTTCACCTGGGCCAATGTTGCCTCTGTAGGAGAAAATAAAGCATGGTTCTCTTAACTCCACCTTGGTATGATCCTCAAATGTAAATTGTGGTTCAAAtcaaactattttctacatgcactgaatacaacgaGTACAGATTTttcagtgaaatgattacttacaagcccttaaccaacagtgcagttcaagaataagaaagtatttaccaagtagactaaaataaaaagtaataagtaacacaataacgagactatatacagggggcaccagtacggAGTcagggtacaggctagttgaggtaatctgtacatgtaggtgggggcgaagtgactatgcataggtaacaaacaaacaaagtattttttattttatttaaccaggtaggccatttacaactgcgacctggccaagataaagcaaagcagtgcgacacaaacaacacagttacacatggaataaacaaacgtacagtcaataacaatagaaaaagtctatatacagtgtgcaaatggcgagaggaggtaaggcaataaataggccatagtggcaaagtaataacaatttagcaaatgaacactggagtgatagatgtgcagatgatgatgtgcaagtagaaatactggtgtgcaaaaaagtaaataaaaacaatatggggatgaggtaggtagattggatgggctatttacagatgggctgtgtacagctgcagcgatcggttagcttctcagatagctgatgtttaatgttagtgagggagataagtctccaactgcagtgatttttgcaaatagttccagtcattggca
This window harbors:
- the exosc6 gene encoding exosome complex component MTR3, encoding MPTDTKRVRGPEVSQSPSLFLCKNAVKKSTASNDARVDGRQRGQVDVRSVFVRCGLISQAKGSAYIEAGNTKLICCVYGPRETERKDETDMKSGRLITDMRFAPFSCRERGSWIQGSDEKDLSLMLLESLRPGVCLQKYPRSQIEVNVMVLENDGAVLAHAVTCASMALVDAGIEMYDLVLGCSIRQEGATYLIDPTFLEENGYNLASGSRENLGSLTVAFLPSLNQISGLQSDGEMGEDTLTGDVRTCIEGCFKLYPVIQQALSKAVRRKAPPSES